From one Vespula vulgaris chromosome 25, iyVesVulg1.1, whole genome shotgun sequence genomic stretch:
- the LOC127072392 gene encoding serine/threonine-protein kinase PLK4 isoform X1, whose amino-acid sequence MPGDFGEQIEDYEVLNLLGKGGFASVYRAKCLRNGMEVAIKMIDKNSMQAAGMLNRVFQEVAIHSRLKHPAILEVYTFFENNNYVYMVLELCHNGELQRYLKMQDSHVLSEQEAGSIIAQVVQGLLFLHFHLILHRDISLSNLLLTKNMQVKIADFGLATQLKRPDEKHLTMCGTPNYISPEVATRSSHGLAADVWSLGCMLYTLLVGKPPFDTDAVKSTLTRVAMADYVMPANLSKNAKDLIDKLLKKNPKERIHLRDVPKHPFITSLKTSQTCSISGRHEKIGIDRELLGEGMIDSGVGRTLSSYSQARIRSRSEERISTNPMISDGFGLMFSARSKALSEPITKMHSLQKRQFTDYFPKTDSILYDISPPQSNRMFSQNVQQSNCESCHENRKQKMEKQKRKEKSNERLWNVEGSEEVTKLQVSPLNTERLQPTRHRTKTAILTILDNGEVCIEFTKRKNGVEKINDVCRISGDGLRVILYKPVSLLEIGSQPPPLPSYGADSIYSYENLPPRHHKKYIYASRFVKLVRAKTPKVTLYTQRAKCLFMENGPHPDCEVHFYNGLKVIRVDGAVKITEEDNTYVEGEFPSHLDEFYEHYSDSYKRCLLLESTLQSLESATGHPHFPVIIGRRPCSALNDAPCLRGKENVSHTTNSTPVMPSFDAIYSAVSTTTSRSRKMNSVYSINCDIEKVTIPGIGVAIQLPSGDIKIDYKDGSSLTVITQGGIKYETSNGKIFKYSQKCQQNLEVPYVVKEKLRDVPRIIKHLVQPKHKNLR is encoded by the exons ATGCCGGGTGATTTCGGCGAACAAATCGAG GACTACGAAGTTTTAAATTTACTTGGGAAAGGTGGTTTTGCTAGTGTTTACAGAGCAAAATGTTTACGCAATGGAATGGAAGTGGCTATAAAAATG atCGACAAGAATTCAATGCAAGCTGCTGGTATGTTAAACAGAGTTTTTCAAGAAGTAGCGATTCACTCTCGTTTAAAACACCCAGCTATTCTAGAAGTATATACATTCTTCGAGAATAATAACTATGTTTACATGGTCTTAGAATTATGTCACAATGGCGAACTTCAACGTTACTTAAAAATGCAAGATTCTCATGTGTTATCCGAACAAGAAG CTGGAAGTATCATTGCACAGGTCGTACAAGGTCTGttatttctacattttcatttgataCTTCATAGAGACATATCATTATCAAATTTGCTATTAACCAAGAATATGCAAGTG aaaattgctGATTTTGGATTAGCAACGCAATTAAAAAGACCGGATGAGAAACATTTGACTATGTGCGGTACACCTAATTATATATCACCAGaa GTTGCAACTAGATCATCGCATGGTTTGGCAGCAGATGTTTGGAGTTTAGGTTGTATGTTATATACTCTTTTAGTAGGTAAACCTCCATTTGACACGGATGCTGTAAAGAGTACTTTGACACGAGTGGCAATGGCTGATTATGTTATGCCAGCCAATTTGTCTAAAAATGCTAAAGATCttatagataaattattaaagaagaatCCAAAGGAAAGGATTCATTTAAGAGATGTCCCAAAACATCCATTTATAACAAGTTTGAAAACAAGTCAAACATGTAGTATAAGT GGAAGACATGAGAAAATCGGTATAGATAGAGAATTATTAGGAGAAGGTATGATTGATTCTGGAGTGGGTAGAACATTATCTTCTTATAGCCAAGCTAGGATACGTTCTCGTTCAGAAGAACGCATATCTACAAACCCCATGATATCTGATGGATTTGGACTTATGTTCAGTGCAAGAAGTAAAGCTTTGTCTGAACCAATTACAAAAATGCATTCATTACAAAAAAGACAGTTCACAGATTATTTTCCAAAAACGGATTCCATACTTTATGATATATCACCGCCTCAATCAAATAGAATGTTTTCTCAGAATGTTCAACAAAGCAATTGTGAATCATGTCATGAAAATAGGAAACAGAAAATggagaaacaaaaacgaaaggaaaaaagtaatgaaCGTTTATGGAATGTTGAAGGTAGCGAAGAAGTAACCAAACTACAAGTATCACCTTTAAATACTGAACGATTACAACCGACAAGACATAGAACAAAAACAGCGATACTCACTATTCTTGATAATGGTGAAGTTTGTATAGAATTTACTAAACGAAAAAATGGAGTA gaaaaaattaatgatgtATGTAGAATTTCCGGTGATGGTTTAAGAGTGATACTTTATAAACCAGTTTCTCTATTAGAAATTGGTTCGCAACCTCCACCATTACCAAGTTATGGTGCTGATAGTATTTATTCATATGAAAATTTACCACCGCGTcatcataagaaatatatatatgcttctCGTTTTGTCAAACTTGTCAGAGCTAAAACTCCAAAAGTGACGTTATATACTCAACGTGCTAAGTGTTTGTTTATGGAGAATGGTCCGCATCCTGATTGCGAAGTACACTTTTATAATGGTTTGAAG GTTATACGTGTCGATGGAGCTGTAAAGATTACAGAAGAAGATAATACATATGTCGAAGGTGAATTTCCTTCACATTTGGATGAATTCTATGAACATTACTCGGACAGCTACAAACGTTGTTTGCTATTAGAATCTACTTTACAATCTTTAGAATCGGCAACTGGTCATCCGCACTTTCCTGTAATAATTGGACGTAGGCCTTGTTCGGCCTTGAATGATGCACCTTGTTTGAGAGGCAAAGAAAATGTTTCGCATACCACTAATAGTACACCGGTt ATGCCATCGTTCGATGCTATTTATTCGGCTGTGTCAACGACAACATCAAGATCGAGAAAAATGAATTCTGTTTATAGTATAAATTGTGACATAGAAAAAGTAACAATACCAGGAATTGGTGTCGCTATACAATTACCGTCAggagatattaaaatagattACAAGGATGGATCCTCTTTAACC GTAATAACGCAAGGTGGTATTAAGTATGAAACAAGTAACGGTAAGATCTTCAAATATAGTCAAAAGTGTCAACAAAATTTGGAAGTACCGTATGtggtaaaagaaaagttaagaGATGTCCCAAGGATTATTAAACATCTTGTGCAACCGAAGCACAAAAATTTAagataa
- the LOC127072392 gene encoding serine/threonine-protein kinase PLK4 isoform X2 produces MPGDFGEQIEDYEVLNLLGKGGFASVYRAKCLRNGMEVAIKMIDKNSMQAAGMLNRVFQEVAIHSRLKHPAILEVYTFFENNNYVYMVLELCHNGELQRYLKMQDSHVLSEQEAGSIIAQVVQGLLFLHFHLILHRDISLSNLLLTKNMQVKIADFGLATQLKRPDEKHLTMCGTPNYISPEVATRSSHGLAADVWSLGCMLYTLLVGKPPFDTDAVKSTLTRVAMADYVMPANLSKNAKDLIDKLLKKNPKERIHLRDVPKHPFITSLKTSQTCSISGRHEKIGIDRELLGEGMIDSGVGRTLSSYSQARIRSRSEERISTNPMISDGFGLMFSARSKALSEPITKMHSLQKRQFTDYFPKTDSILYDISPPQSNRMFSQNVQQSNCESCHENRKQKMEKQKRKEKSNERLWNVEGSEEVTKLQVSPLNTERLQPTRHRTKTAILTILDNGEVCIEFTKRKNGVEKINDVCRISGDGLRVILYKPVSLLEIGSQPPPLPSYGADSIYSYENLPPRHHKKYIYASRFVKLVRAKTPKVTLYTQRAKCLFMENGPHPDCEVHFYNGLKVIRVDGAVKITEEDNTYVEGEFPSHLDEFYEHYSDSYKRCLLLESTLQSLESATGHPHFPVIIGRRPCSALNDAPCLRDAIVRCYLFGCVNDNIKIEKNEFCL; encoded by the exons ATGCCGGGTGATTTCGGCGAACAAATCGAG GACTACGAAGTTTTAAATTTACTTGGGAAAGGTGGTTTTGCTAGTGTTTACAGAGCAAAATGTTTACGCAATGGAATGGAAGTGGCTATAAAAATG atCGACAAGAATTCAATGCAAGCTGCTGGTATGTTAAACAGAGTTTTTCAAGAAGTAGCGATTCACTCTCGTTTAAAACACCCAGCTATTCTAGAAGTATATACATTCTTCGAGAATAATAACTATGTTTACATGGTCTTAGAATTATGTCACAATGGCGAACTTCAACGTTACTTAAAAATGCAAGATTCTCATGTGTTATCCGAACAAGAAG CTGGAAGTATCATTGCACAGGTCGTACAAGGTCTGttatttctacattttcatttgataCTTCATAGAGACATATCATTATCAAATTTGCTATTAACCAAGAATATGCAAGTG aaaattgctGATTTTGGATTAGCAACGCAATTAAAAAGACCGGATGAGAAACATTTGACTATGTGCGGTACACCTAATTATATATCACCAGaa GTTGCAACTAGATCATCGCATGGTTTGGCAGCAGATGTTTGGAGTTTAGGTTGTATGTTATATACTCTTTTAGTAGGTAAACCTCCATTTGACACGGATGCTGTAAAGAGTACTTTGACACGAGTGGCAATGGCTGATTATGTTATGCCAGCCAATTTGTCTAAAAATGCTAAAGATCttatagataaattattaaagaagaatCCAAAGGAAAGGATTCATTTAAGAGATGTCCCAAAACATCCATTTATAACAAGTTTGAAAACAAGTCAAACATGTAGTATAAGT GGAAGACATGAGAAAATCGGTATAGATAGAGAATTATTAGGAGAAGGTATGATTGATTCTGGAGTGGGTAGAACATTATCTTCTTATAGCCAAGCTAGGATACGTTCTCGTTCAGAAGAACGCATATCTACAAACCCCATGATATCTGATGGATTTGGACTTATGTTCAGTGCAAGAAGTAAAGCTTTGTCTGAACCAATTACAAAAATGCATTCATTACAAAAAAGACAGTTCACAGATTATTTTCCAAAAACGGATTCCATACTTTATGATATATCACCGCCTCAATCAAATAGAATGTTTTCTCAGAATGTTCAACAAAGCAATTGTGAATCATGTCATGAAAATAGGAAACAGAAAATggagaaacaaaaacgaaaggaaaaaagtaatgaaCGTTTATGGAATGTTGAAGGTAGCGAAGAAGTAACCAAACTACAAGTATCACCTTTAAATACTGAACGATTACAACCGACAAGACATAGAACAAAAACAGCGATACTCACTATTCTTGATAATGGTGAAGTTTGTATAGAATTTACTAAACGAAAAAATGGAGTA gaaaaaattaatgatgtATGTAGAATTTCCGGTGATGGTTTAAGAGTGATACTTTATAAACCAGTTTCTCTATTAGAAATTGGTTCGCAACCTCCACCATTACCAAGTTATGGTGCTGATAGTATTTATTCATATGAAAATTTACCACCGCGTcatcataagaaatatatatatgcttctCGTTTTGTCAAACTTGTCAGAGCTAAAACTCCAAAAGTGACGTTATATACTCAACGTGCTAAGTGTTTGTTTATGGAGAATGGTCCGCATCCTGATTGCGAAGTACACTTTTATAATGGTTTGAAG GTTATACGTGTCGATGGAGCTGTAAAGATTACAGAAGAAGATAATACATATGTCGAAGGTGAATTTCCTTCACATTTGGATGAATTCTATGAACATTACTCGGACAGCTACAAACGTTGTTTGCTATTAGAATCTACTTTACAATCTTTAGAATCGGCAACTGGTCATCCGCACTTTCCTGTAATAATTGGACGTAGGCCTTGTTCGGCCTTGAATGATGCACCTTGTTTGAGAG ATGCCATCGTTCGATGCTATTTATTCGGCTGTGTCAACGACAACATCAAGATCGAGAAAAATGAATTCTGTTTATAG